The Salvia miltiorrhiza cultivar Shanhuang (shh) chromosome 1, IMPLAD_Smil_shh, whole genome shotgun sequence genome has a window encoding:
- the LOC131005678 gene encoding 26S proteasome non-ATPase regulatory subunit 7 homolog A-like → MDVIKSQQILSRPIEKVVVHPLVLLSIVDHYNRVARDTRKRVVGVLLGTSFKGTVDVTNSYAVPFEEDERDPSIWFLDHNYHESMFSMFRRINAKEHVVGWYSTGPKLKENDLSVHSLFNDYVPTPVLVIIDVQPKELGIPTKAYYAVEEVKENATQKSQKVFVHVPSEIAAHEVEEIGVEHLLRDVKDTTISTLATEVTGKLAALKGLDARLKEIRSYLDLVIEGKLPLNHEILYHLQDVFNLLPNLNVTELVKAFAVKTNDMMLVIYLSSLIRSVIALHNLINNKMLNKEHEKTEDSKPVAVPTAGS, encoded by the exons ATGGACGTGATAAAGTCGCAGCAGATACTGTCGCGGCCGATCGAGAAAGTGGTGGTGCACCCGCTGGTGCTGCTCAGCATCGTCGACCACTACAATCGGGTGGCGCGTGACACCAGGAAGCGCGTCGTCGGAGTTCTCCTTGGAACTTCCTTCAAGGGCACCGTCGACGTCACCAACAGCTACGCAG TGCCTTTTGAGGAAGATGAAAGGGACCCTAGCATCTGGTTTCTTGATCATAATTACCATGAATCAATGTTTTCCATGTTCAGAAGAATAAATG CCAAGGAGCATGTTGTTGGCTGGTATAGCACCGGTCCAAAACTAAAGGAAAATGACCTAAGTGTGCACAGTCTTTTCAATGA CTATGTCCCCACTCCAGTGTTGGTCATTATTGACGTCCAACCAAAAGAGCTTGGGATACCCACTAAAGCCTATTATGCTGTTGAAGAGGTTAAAGAG AATGCCACTCAAAAGAGCCAGAAGGTATTTGTGCATGTTCCTTCCGAAATCGCTGCTCATGAAGTTGAAGAAATTG GAGTTGAACACTTGCTAAGGGATGTAAAGGACACAACTATCAGCACCCTTGCAACTGAG GTGACGGGGAAACTCGCTGCTCTGAAGGGATTGGATGCAAGATTGAAAGAGATTCGAAGTTATCTTGACCTGGTTATAGAAGGGAAGCTGCCTTTAAACCATGAAATCCTCTACCATCTCCAG GATGTGTTCAACTTACTCCCAAATCTAAATGTAACTGAACTTGTCAAAGCATTTGCTG TCAAAACAAATGATATGATGTTGGTCATATATCTGTCGTCCCTTATCAGAAGTGTGATTGCCCTACATAATTTGATCAACAACAAG ATGCTTAACAAAGAACATGAAAAAACAGAAGATTCAAAGCCAGTTGCAGTGCCTACTGCTGGAAGCTAA
- the LOC131005679 gene encoding SNW/SKI-interacting protein A, producing MAALTDILPKAKSSVNSNYDHSNDPWFKSRYSLSEVEEDYVAVKAKPVPPYLKRAGFKPSKPEDFGDGGAFPEIHYAQYPLGMGRSKSKPGAKTLPLTVDERGNLRYDTIVRQDENAKKIVYSQHSDLVPVFAKDDAKEDDMDVDEKQKEIDETTQQTKAALEQIVNVRLSAAQPKNVPKQSSDSKFIKYKPSQQSAAFNSGAKERIIRMVEMPVDPLEPPKFKHKRVPKASGSPPVPVMHSPPRPVTVKDQQDWKIPPCISNWKNPKGYTIPLDKRLAADGRGLQEVQINDNFAKLSEALYVAEQKAREAVAVRSKVQKEMMMKEKEKKEMELRVLAQKARSERTGVASAGGISMPSERAANDGDMSVDYERGRDERVREERVRDGPKETKEEKEERLRREKIREERRRERERERRLEAKDAAMGKKSKITRDRDRDISEKVALGMANTGARGGEVMYDQRLFNQEKGMDSGFATDDAYNIYDKGLFTAQSALTTLYKPKKDGDDEMYGGADEQLDKIKKTERFKVDRAFTGTSERSGPRDRPVEFDKEQPEEDPFGLDQFLTEVKTGKKAIDKIGSGGTMKATAGSMRDSSDGSGRSRIQFDKGGR from the coding sequence ATGGCGGCGTTGACAGACATTCTTCCGAAGGCGAAATCGTCGGTTAATAGTAATTATGATCACTCTAACGATCCCTGGTTTAAAAGCCGGTATAGTTTATCGGAGGTGGAGGAGGATTATGTAGCTGTGAAGGCTAAGCCAGTCCCTCCTTATCTGAAACGGGCAGGGTTTAAGCCATCGAAGCCCGAGGACTTTGGGGATGGAGGGGCGTTCCCTGAAATTCATTATGCGCAGTACCCACTTGGGATGGGGAGGAGTAAGAGTAAGCCTGGTGCGAAGACTTTGCCTCTCACTGTGGACGAGCGTGGGAATTTGAGGTATGATACAATTGTGAGGCAGGATGAGAATGCGAAGAAGATAGTGTATTCGCAGCATTCGGATCTTGTTCCTGTCTTTGCCAAGGATGATGCGAAAGAGGATGACATGGATGTGGATGAGAAGCAGAAAGAGATTGATGAGACGACCCAACAAACCAAGGCTGCTTTAGAGCAGATTGTGAATGTTAGGTTGAGTGCTGCACAGCCAAAGAATGTTCCTAAACAGTCCTCGGATTCTAAGTTCATCAAGTATAAGCCGTCTCAGCAGTCGGCGGCCTTCAATTCAGGTGCTAAAGAGAGAATCATTCGCATGGTGGAAATGCCAGTAGACCCTTTAGAGCCTCCGAAGTTCAAGCACAAGAGAGTTCCAAAGGCATCGGGGTCTCCACCAGTCCCGGTCATGCATTCTCCACCTCGACCTGTGACTGTGAAGGACCAGCAGGACTGGAAAATCCCACCTTGCATATCTAACTGGAAGAACCCTAAAGGGTATACAATTCCTCTCGACAAGCGGCTGGCTGCTGATGGTCGTGGGCTGCAGGAGGTTCAGATTAATGATAATTTTGCTAAGTTATCTGAGGCTCTATACGTTGCAGAACAGAAAGCCAGAGAGGCTGTTGCAGTACGGTCAAAGGTGCAAAAGGAGATGATGatgaaggagaaggagaagaaggagatggaACTACGGGTGTTGGCACAGAAGGCAAGATCTGAGAGAACTGGTGTAGCTTCAGCAGGTGGTATATCAATGCCTTCTGAGAGGGCTGCTAATGATGGTGATATGAGTGTGGATTATGAAAGGGGTAGAGATGAAAGAGTTAGAGAGGAAAGGGTTAGAGATGGCCCcaaggaaacaaaagaagaGAAAGAGGAAAGGTTGCGAAGGGAAAAAATTCGTGAGGAGCGgcgaagggagagagagagggaaagaaGACTTGAGGCAAAAGATGCCGCCATGGGGAAGAAGAGCAAGATTACCCGGGATAGAGACCGTGATATCAGTGAAAAAGTGGCTCTTGGGATGGCCAACACCGGAGCGAGAGGGGGCGAAGTTATGTATGATCAGAGGCTGTTTAACCAGGAGAAAGGGATGGATTCTGGTTTTGCCACGGATGACGCTTACAACATCTACGACAAGGGCCTGTTTACTGCTCAATCTGCTTTGACTACTCTGTACAAGCCTAAAAAAGACGGTGATGATGAGATGTATGGTGGTGCTGATGAGCAGCTCGATAAGATAAAGAAGACTGAGCGCTTCAAGGTTGACAGGGCATTCACGGGTACATCCGAGAGGTCTGGTCCAAGAGACAGGCCTGTAGAGTTTGACAAGGAGCAACCTGAAGAAGATCCCTTCGGTCTCGACCAATTCTTGACGGAGGTCAAGACTGGTAAGAAAGCTATCGACAAAATTGGGAGCGGAGGTACCATGAAGGCTACTGCTGGATCCATGAGAGATAGCTCAGATGGATCAGGTCGATCGCGTATTCAATTTGACAAGGGGGGACGTTGA
- the LOC131005676 gene encoding uncharacterized acetyltransferase At3g50280-like, with translation MKIMVSQSLPIVSKCRVSPSQKSTLTELKLSVSDLPMLSCHYIQKGGLFAKPPFPISDLLSLLKRSLSHSLTHFPPLAGRLTTDAAGYVYIHCNDEGVDFIHANASHIHVIDLLGSADGDVPEAVKSCFAFDHAVSHTGHFRPLLAVQVTELADGVFIACSFNHAVADGTSFWNFFNTFAELSRSGVKRISRSPDFSRDSVLISSAVLRLPEGGPKVTFSGDAPIRERIFRFSRESILKLKARVNNGNMMITNGAVNVAELMGKHANDTLMCKQKPITPLSWLRNAVTGNHTNPTAAAAKAEISSFQSLSALLWRGITRSRRLPAGETTTFRMAVNCRHRLEPELEPLYFGNAIQSVPTSALAGDVVAGENLRWCAEQLNRTVAAHGDAAARKYVEDWEREPRCFPLGNPGGTMVMMGSSPRFPMYDNDFGWGRPVAVRSGRNNKFDGKISAFPGREGGGSVDLEVILAPETMAGLESDPEFMQYVTVY, from the coding sequence atgaagATAATGGTTTCCCAATCGCTGCCAATTGTCTCGAAATGCAGAGTTTCCCCCTCCCAAAAATCCACCCTAACGGAGCTCAAGCTCTCCGTCTCCGACCTCCCCATGCTCTCCTGCCACTATATCCAGAAAGGCGGCTTGTTCGCCAAGCCTCCATTCCCCATCTCCGACCTCCTCTCTCTCCTCAAACGCAGCCTCTCGCACTCGCTCACCCACTTCCCGCCCCTCGCCGGCCGCCTCACCACCGACGCGGCCGGCTACGTCTATATACACTGCAACGATGAAGGAGTCGACTTTATCCACGCTAACGCCTCCCACATCCACGTCATCGATCTGCTGGGGTCCGCTGACGGCGACGTGCCCGAGGCCGTTAAGAGCTGCTTCGCCTTCGACCACGCCGTCAGTCACACCGGCCATTTCCGCCCGCTCCTCGCCGTCCAGGTCACGGAGCTCGCCGACGGCGTATTCATCGCCTGCTCCTTCAACCACGCCGTCGCCGACGGCACTTCCTTCTGGAATTTCTTCAACACCTTCGCCGAGCTCAGCAGATCGGGGGTGAAGAGGATATCGCGATCGCCGGATTTCAGCCGCGATTCGGTTCTGATCTCCTCGGCGGTGCTCAGGCTCCCCGAGGGCGGCCCCAAGGTTACCTTCTCCGGCGACGCTCCGATCAGGGAGAGGATCTTCCGATTCAGCAGAGAATCGATTCTCAAGCTCAAAGCCAGAGTCAATAACGGCAATATGATGATAACTAACGGCGCCGTTAACGTCGCGGAGCTGATGGGAAAGCACGCCAACGACACGCTCATGTGCAAGCAGAAGCCGATCACGCCGTTGAGCTGGCTGAGAAACGCCGTTACGGGGAACCACACAAATCCAACGGCCGCGGCGGCGAAGGCGGAGATCTCGTCGTTCCAGTCGCTGAGCGCGCTGCTGTGGCGCGGGATCACGCGCTCGCGGAGGCTGCCGGCAGGCGAAACGACGACGTTCCGGATGGCGGTGAACTGCCGGCACCGGCTGGAGCCGGAGCTGGAGCCGCTGTACTTCGGGAACGCGATCCAGAGCGTTCCGACGTCGGCATTGGCGGGGGACGTGGTGGCGGGGGAGAATCTACGGTGGTGCGCGGAGCAGCTGAACCGAACCGTGGCGGCGCACGGGGACGCGGCGGCGCGGAAGTACGTGGAGGATTGGGAGCGGGAGCCGCGGTGCTTCCCGCTGGGAAACCCCGGCGGCACGATGGTGATGATGGGGAGCTCGCCGAGGTTTCCGATGTACGACAACGATTTCGGGTGGGGGCGGCCCGTGGCGGTGCGGAGCGGCCGGAATAATAAGTTCGACGGCAAGATATCGGCGTTTCCGGGTCGGGAAGGGGGCGGGTCGGTTGATCTGGAGGTGATTTTGGCGCCAGAGACAATGGCGGGTCTGGAGTCCGACCCGGAGTTCATGCAATATGTAACtgtttattaa
- the LOC131005681 gene encoding WUSCHEL-related homeobox 5-like, whose product MEEYCIRAARGGGGTGSKCGRWNPTGEQVKVLTELFRSGLRTPTTDQIQKISAELSFYGKIESKNVFYWFQNHKARERQKRRRVLVDDLHHHTNTPKQQFGSDQINEAERVIETLQLFPVKSRLFADECKENTSSFTYSLGMEMDHPTLDLRLSFV is encoded by the exons ATGGAAGAGTATTGCATAAGGGCGGcgcgaggcggcggcggcacggGGAGCAAGTGCGGGCGGTGGAATCCGACAGGAGAGCAGGTTAAAGTTCTGACGGAGCTGTTCAGATCAGGCCTCAGAACTCCCACCACTGATCAGATTCAAAAAATATCTGCAGAGTTGAGCTTTTATGGTAAGATTGAGAGCAAAAATGTTTTTTATTGGTTCCAAAACCACAAGGCCAGAGAGAGACAGAAACGCCGCAGGGTTTTGGTCGATGATCTTCATCATCACACCAACACTCCTAAACAAC AATTTGGTAGTGATCAGATAAATGAGGCGGAGAGAGTGATTGAAACTCTTCAGCTGTTTCCGGTGAAGTCGAGGCTATTTGCGGACGAGTGCAAGGAGAATACGTCGTCGTTTACGTACAGCCTCGGCATGGAAATGGATCATCCCACGTTGGATTTGAGATTGAGCTTTGTTTAA
- the LOC131012518 gene encoding uncharacterized protein LOC131012518: MWRPPAAAAAAPPSLRLVCPPHLRPTNVFPPNSRNPRNSATKATSFISQLKLVGPVLSDLAKAEKPPPTLSFTELRRQQREGGGREGRKKCERWVVKHKIQKNARKIIEHIHCENQTKSLRSCVKIPKLLKTKSKDKGCEGAQWWSETLAVERPEYYRRTETDARARGVRELSGDRESGVVEGTRAVVAADRRQAD; this comes from the exons ATGTGG AGgccgccggcggcggcggcggcggcgccgccttcCCTTCGCCTCGTCTGTCCTCCTCATCTCCGTCCAACAAATGTGTTTCCCCCAAATTCAAGAAATCCAAGAAATTCTGCAACTAAAGCCACTAGTTTCATATCTCAACTCAAGCTTGTAGGCCCTGTACTATCGGATCTGGCCAAGGCAGAGAAGCCACCACCGACCCTCTCTTTTACAGAACTCCGGCGACAACAGAGGGAAGGCGGTGGAAGAGAGGGAAGGAAGAAATGCGAGAGATGGGTTGTCAAacacaaaatacaaaaaaatgcaCGAAAAATCATAGAACACATACACTGTGAAAATCAAACTAAATCCCTCAGATCTTGTGTCAAAATTCCCAAGTTATTGAAGACAAAATCGAAAG ACAAGGGGTGTGAGGGAGCTCAGTGGTGGAGTGAAACCCTGGCGGTGGAGCGGCCTGAATATTACCGGAGAACGGAGACGGACGCCAGAGCCAGGGGTGTGAGGGAGCTCAGTGGTGACCGAGAATCTGGGGTGGTGGAGGGCAcgagggcggtggtggcggcagaTCGACGGCAAGCAGATTGA